CTGCCAATCCTGACTTCGGGATATCCGATGCAGCCCCTGGAGGGAATCCCGAATCCTCGGGCCCGATGCAGCTCAGTCTAGTGGGCGTGCTGCCGCCGGGACTCTCGTTGGTCCAGACCGATCCGGATACCGGACAACCCACATACGGAAAAGCTCTGCTGACCGGCAAGCCGACGACGGTGGGCAGCACCACGCTGGTGTTCTACGCCGAGAACGGCATACAGCCGCGGGACGTTCATTCTCTGACCGTGCGCGTGACGATCCCCGGCGATGTAAACGGGGACGGGAAGGTGAGCTGCGATGACGTGAATTTCATTACGGCACGGTACGGGATCCGCCGCGGCCAGGAAGGCTACGACTACAATGCCGACTACAACATGGACGGCGTGATTGACGTTCGCGACACAGCGCAGGTAACGCCATATCTGCCGGCCGCACGAGATGCCAGTAGCTTTGATTCAGACAACAACAAGGAATTGACATGAAGACACTCTTCCAGCTTGCTTTTGCGGCCGCACTCCTGACGGGGGCGCCCAGGCTGCGACGATTTACATAAGTCCGGTACCGGCGGGGAATCAACCCCGGTGATTCGTTCGACATTTATCTCGGCGTTGTGTTCGATAAGAGCGCCGATCCTGCGAACAGAATTATGGGATTTCAACCTTCGACATTTCATTCTCCGCCGGACTCACAGCCGGAAGCCCAGTGGAACTCGGCTACTTCCGCGACAACGGCGTATTCTTCTATGTCAGCCAGGGACCGGACTGGATCACCGTCAGCGACTTGCTTTCGGGTGGCGATTCGCTGATGACCGATGACATGCTGTTCAAAATTCCGTTCCAATACATTTCCTCAACAGAGGGCCCGCTGTTTGTGACGATCAACGAAGAGTTCACGTTCCTGGATGGTCGCGACTTCGTGCCATTGCCTATACGGTGCCTCGACGACCGCCCCAACCCCGGAACCGGCGACCTTTGCTCTCGCGGGCACAGCGCTGGCTGTGCTGGGATGGAATCGAATCGCGCGGAGGCGGTAGAGTGAGCCGGACTGAAGACGCGATCCAAGTGGCCGGAGTGACGAAGGCGTACCGGTCGTTCTTCCGGCGCAACCCGATCCGGGCGCTGAACCAAGTCGATTTGAAGGTGCGGCGCGGAGCTGCATTCGACTTGCAGGGCCCAAACGGAGCGGCGAAAAACCACACTCATGAAGATCATGATCGGCGCGGTACGGCCGAGTTCCGGAAGCGTGGAACTATTCGGATGGCTGGCCCGAAGCGCCGGCGCCGCCCGCCTCGTGGGCTACCTTCCAGAGACCTGCGCTTTCCCGCCATACCTCACTGCGCGCCAACTGCTCCAATTCCAACGGCAGACTGATGGGCCTGGCGGACGCCTAATCGCAAATCGCGCAGCCGAACTGTTGGATCGAGTCGGGCTCGCCGATTGGGCCGATGTACCTCTGGCGAAGTATTCGAAAGGCATGGTGCAGCGGGCGGGAATCCGCACAGGCGATGCTGCATGAGCCAGAGTTGCTGATCCTGGATGAGCCGACGGACGGTCTCGACCCTGCCGCGCGAGTTCTGGTTCTTGACCTTCTGCGTACTCCTGAACCGGTCCGGAGTCACGCTTTTCATTAACTCGCACCTGCTCGATGAATTGCAGTCCCTGTGCGACGAGGTCGCGATTCTGAATCATGGTGAGATCGTGAAGCGGGAATGCCTCGCCTCCGCAGCTCAGGGCCGGGTACGTGCTGACGCTGAGCGCCGTGCCAGCCAATGTGCTGCTTGCTCTTGCCTCTTCGATCACAGCCGGTGTGCGATGGCGAC
This region of Bryobacter aggregatus MPL3 genomic DNA includes:
- a CDS encoding PEP-CTERM sorting domain-containing protein, whose translation is MVATSCHCLYGASTTAPTPEPATFALAGTALAVLGWNRIARRR
- a CDS encoding dockerin type I domain-containing protein, whose translation is MQLSLVGVLPPGLSLVQTDPDTGQPTYGKALLTGKPTTVGSTTLVFYAENGIQPRDVHSLTVRVTIPGDVNGDGKVSCDDVNFITARYGIRRGQEGYDYNADYNMDGVIDVRDTAQVTPYLPAARDASSFDSDNNKELT